DNA sequence from the Antarctobacter heliothermus genome:
AGGGGGATTGGCCGTGTTAGGTCTGTGTCAACGGTAAGGGCTGCGGGGCAAAATGGGTTGGATTGCGGTATCGGGGGCGGGTGCGCATTGGGTCGATCCGGACTGGCAGGCGGGGGCGGCGGACCGTCTTTTGCCGCGTGGCACTGTGATGGTCGAGGCCACGTTGGGCGGCGGGAAGCGGCCGGAACGGCTGTTGTCGATTGACCGGGTGTTGCCGTGGCCCGGTAGCCTGTCGCTGACGATGGTGGCGGGGCAGGGGCTGGCGCTGGTGATCTCGCAAGGGGCGCAGGTGTTTCAGTGCGTGCTGCCGCTGGCGGTGGAACAGCGCGAAGAGGTGCTGCGCATCAGTTTCGCCTGGGACAGTCCGGCGCGGCGTGGGCGGTTTGCGGTCGAACGGGCGGATGGCACGGTGCTGGCGGTACAGGACTCCGACGCGCCGTCGCCGCTGACGGGGGGCGATGTGCTGGCCTTGCAGGGGGCGGGCTGTTGCGCGCTGTCGGATGAGGTCGAACCGCTGGGGCCGGTGCCGACGCTGGCGGGCGACACGCAGGTGGCCACGCCGCAGGGGCCGCGGCGGGTGGCGGATCTGCGCTGTGGCGATACGGTTGTGACCCATGCGGGCGCGGCGGTGCCGGTGCTGGCGCAGGTCTCAAGGACGGTTCCGGCGATGGGGACGTTCCGCCCGGTGCGGCTGCAGGTGCCGTATTTCGGGCTGAACAAGGATCTGATCGTGGCCCCCGGTCAGTGCCTTGTGGTGGCGGGGGCGGACGTGTCCTATCTGTTTGGATGTGAGGCGGTGCTGGTGCCGGCCGCCGGGTTGGTGAACGGGCGCGCAGCGGTGTTTGAGGACAGCGGCCCGCTGGTCACATGGCATCAGGTGCTGTTGCCGGGGCACGAGGCGATGGTCTCTGCCGGGGCGGGCATCGAGAGCCTGTATGTCGGGCGGTTGCGGCGGCGGCGGGATTTTCTGCGCGATACGCTGCTGGCGGATGTACCTGCGGGGTTGATGCCGGAACACGGCGGCACCGCGCTCAAGGTGCTGGCCCCGTTCGAGGCGGTGACGCTGGCCGAAAGCCGCGCCGCCTGAACGCGCCGCGCGTCAGTCGTTGAAGGGCGTCACCTGTGCGACGATCACGGCGTTTTCGGCGCGCGCACGGTCCATCAGCGCGGCCTCTTCGTCGTCGATCTCGTGGCCTTGGGCCTCACGCTCTTCGCGGGTGCCATAGCCGGTGACGTCCAGCGGGGCCATATCGGCCTGTTTCAGGATCGCCACGGTTTCACGCACGGCCTCTGCCTCATCCACGCCGGAGGCATAGCACATGAGCGCGGCGCCGGTGGATTTGGCGGGCAGGCCGTCGCCGTTCTTGCGCCCGACCTCGACCAGCAGGGTGTAGACCTGTTGTGGTTTCTTGTCGGCTTTGGGCTTTTTGTCGGCCATGACGGCACCCCCTTTGGTTGCGGCGAGAGCGATGCGCTTTTGCGTCCCGGCTGTCAAGCGGCGCACCGTGGTCATTGTGCGTGCAGTTTTGGGCAGAAACGGCCCTATCGCGTAGCTGCCCGGCAACTGTTTTGGTATCGCACGGATTGAATGTTGCTTGCCACGGTCCTGACGTGGCAAGCAACATGCGCCCGGCGGTTCCAGGGGGCCGCGCAGCCCGGAGACACGATGACCACCTCTTTCCGCAAATATGGCCTATTTTTGGCGCTGATCCTGATGCCGTTGTGTGCAAGCGCGCAGACGTTGGTTTTTTCAACTGTAGAGCGCCCGCCCTTTGCGATGAATGCACCAGAGCATGACGGGTTCAGCATTGCCCTGATGCAACGGATCGCGGCGCAGATCGGCCGCGACGTGCAGTTTGAGACCGCAGGCAGCTTTGCCGAGATGCTGGACCGCGTCCGCAACGGCGAGGTCGACGGGGCCATCGCCAATATCTCGATCACCGCCGTGCGGGAGGCGGAGATGGATTTCACCTTGCCGATCTTTGAAAGCGGGGTGCAGATCATGGTGGCGGGCGCGGCGGAAAACTCTTTCTGGCAGCAGAT
Encoded proteins:
- a CDS encoding Hint domain-containing protein, with product MGWIAVSGAGAHWVDPDWQAGAADRLLPRGTVMVEATLGGGKRPERLLSIDRVLPWPGSLSLTMVAGQGLALVISQGAQVFQCVLPLAVEQREEVLRISFAWDSPARRGRFAVERADGTVLAVQDSDAPSPLTGGDVLALQGAGCCALSDEVEPLGPVPTLAGDTQVATPQGPRRVADLRCGDTVVTHAGAAVPVLAQVSRTVPAMGTFRPVRLQVPYFGLNKDLIVAPGQCLVVAGADVSYLFGCEAVLVPAAGLVNGRAAVFEDSGPLVTWHQVLLPGHEAMVSAGAGIESLYVGRLRRRRDFLRDTLLADVPAGLMPEHGGTALKVLAPFEAVTLAESRAA